One segment of Panicum virgatum strain AP13 chromosome 3K, P.virgatum_v5, whole genome shotgun sequence DNA contains the following:
- the LOC120697178 gene encoding probable serine/threonine-protein kinase WNK2 isoform X2 encodes MPPTPPEPEMEPEFAEVDPTGRYGRYTEVLGKGAFKTVYKAFDQLEGLEVAWNQIKVGDLLRNNDDLERLRSEVRLLKTLKHKNIIKFYNSWLDRKNNNINFITEVFTSGTLRQYRIKHKKVDIRALKKWSRQILSGLVYLHSHDPPVIHRDLKCDNIFVNGNQGEVKIGDLGLATILDNARSAHSIIGTPEFMAPELYDEEYNELVDIYAFGMCLLELVTFEYPYCECSNAAQIYKKVSDGEKPSSLTKIDDPEVKLFIEKCIAKAPERLSAKELLMDPFLLDVSDEKIFYPLHPNINASDTAGSPNPSTSYRYDRVASSVGHHDHAGIMSDSHPTNNYAQETMDPHAAIGRSITVESQRKDLNTIFLKLRIADSTGHAQNIHFPFDIEADTSISVATEMVVQLDLTDQDVTAIAEMIDAEIRAHIPDWAVEESVDNQGDEGAHSETHSSEGDEGTSELRNELDASHNGFVQEQLPSGKKYWSDSPRRDGDISHSMVVEPQIGDNIANGIPKRNDLDDIVSGKAFL; translated from the exons atgccgcccacgccgccggagccggagatGGAGCCGGAGTTCGCCGAGGTCGACCCCACCGGCCGCTACGGGCGG TACACGGAGGTTCTTGGCAAGGGCGCCTTCAAGACGGT ATACAAGGCTTTCGATCAACTTGAAGGGCTAGAAGTTGCTTGGAATCAGATCAAAGTGGGCGATTTACTTCGAAACAATGATGATTTGGAGAGGTTGAGATCAGAAGTGCGGTTGCTGAAGACCCTCAAGCATAAAAACATAATAAAGTTCTACAATTCATGGCTTGATAGAAAAAACAACAATATAAATTTCATCACAGAGGTCTTCACATCAGGGACGTTGCGCCA GTACCGCATTAAGCATAAGAAGGTAGACATTAGAGCTTTAAAGAAATGGTCAAGGCAAATCTTGAGTGGTCTTGTCTACCTGCACAGCCACGACCCACCAGTAATCCATAGAGACTTAAAATGCGATAATATATTTGTAAATGGAAACCAGGGTGAGGTAAAGATTGGAGACCTTGGTTTAGCAACTATCCTGGATAATGCACGTTCAGCTCATAGTATTATTG GTACACCGGAATTCATGGCACCGGAACTCTATGACGAGGAATATAATGAACTTGTAGATATTTATGCATTTGGGATGTGTTTACTGGAGCTTGTTACGTTTGAATACCCATATTGTGAATGTTCTAATGCGGCGCAGATATATAAGAAAGTTTCTGAT GGTGAAAAGCCTAGTTCGTTGACTAAGATTGATGATCCTGAAGTGAAATTATTTATAGAGAAGTGCATCGCCAAAGCCCCTGAAAGACTCTCGGCAAAAGAACTATTAATGGATCCTTTTCTCTTAGATGTTAGTGATGAAAAAATATTCTATCCGCTGCATCCAAATATTAATGCATCAG ATACTGCTGGCAGTCCAAACCCAAGCACAAGCTACAGATATGACAGAGTAGCATCATCTGTGGGCCACCATGATCATGCAG GTATTATGTCAGATTCACATCCTACCAACAACTATGCACAGGAAACCATGGATCCACATGCTGCAATTGGTCGAAGTATCACAGTTGAGAGTCAACGGAAGGATTTGAATACAATATTTTTGAAGCTGCGTATTGCTGATTCAACAG GTCATGCCCAAAACATCCACTTCCCATTTGATATTGAAGCTGATACTTCAATCAGTGTTGCAACCGAGATGGTCGTGCAGCTGGATCTAACAGACCAAGATGTAACAGCAATTGCAGAAATGATAGATGCTGAGATACGTGCGCATATTCCTGATTGGGCAGTAGAGGAGTCAGTTGACAACCAAGGGGATGAAGGTGCTCATTCTGAGACCCATAGTTCAGAAGGTGATGAGGGAACTTCTGAATTGCGTAATGAACTTGATGCCTCACACAACGGCTTTGTTCAAGAACAGCTTCCTTCTGGAAAGAAGTACTGGTCGGACTCACCCAGGAGAGATGGTGATATATCTCACTCGATGGTTGTGGAGCCTCAAATTGGTGATAATATTGCCAATGGAATTCCAAAGAGGAATGATTTGGATGACATTGTGAGTGGAAAAG